The following proteins come from a genomic window of Triticum aestivum cultivar Chinese Spring chromosome 6A, IWGSC CS RefSeq v2.1, whole genome shotgun sequence:
- the LOC123132314 gene encoding receptor-like protein 2 has product MHPLSHSHRNGFPVPFFGLALVLLVCLDSPTSSCTDQEKSSLLQLLTGLSSDGGLTASWQIDTDCCTWEGITCNQDRRVTDVSLASRGLKGSISPFLGNLTGLLRLNLSQNSLSDGLPLELVSSSSILVLDVSFNCLTGGLSELPSSTPTRPLQVLNISSNFFTGRFPSTTWEVMKSLVVLNASTNSFTGQIPTTPCVSAPSFAVLELSFNQLSGNIPPGLGNCLALKFLCAGYNNLNGTLPDELFKVRSLQYISLPNNRLQGALNGIIKLTNLVTLDLGKNELSGNIPDSIGELKRLEEIHLGHNNMSGELPSAHSNCTNLITVDLKANQFSGELTKVNFVSLSKLRKLDLVFNNFTGTIPESIYSCSKLTALRLSYNHFHGQLSEKIGNLKSLRFLSLVNLSLTNITRTLKILESSRSLTTLFIGFNFLHETMPEDGIIDGFENLQVLSMSYCSMSGTIPDWLSNLTNLGMLFLQGNQLTGPIPDWISTLNFLFHLDISNNSFTGEISTALAEMPMLKSDKIAAKAFFELPVYVFSPFIQYINAGACPKVLNLAVNKFTGVIPGEMGQLRALVSLNLSYNKLSGEIPEPICTLTNLQMLDLSSNHLTGTIPAALNNLHFLSKFNISNNDFEGHIPTAGQLSTFPDSSFDGNPKLCGPMIANHCDSAEAGPEFINTGKEIGRKVTFAIAFGAFFAVGVLYDQMVLARYFG; this is encoded by the coding sequence ATGCATCCACTCAGTCACTCACACAGGAACGGTTTTCCCGTTCCTTTCTTCGGTTTGGCTCTTGTGCTACTGGTTTGCTTGGATTCTCCCACCAGTTCCTGCACAGACCAGGAGAAGAGCTCCCTACTCCAGCTCCTCACTGGGCTCTCGAGCGATGGCGGCCTCACAGCATCATGGCAAATCGACACTGACTGTTGCACGTGGGAAGGGATCACCTGCAACCAAGATAGGAGGGTCACTGATGTTTCGCTGGCATCTCGAGGCCTTAAGGGGTCCATCTCGCCGTTCCTTGGCAACCTCACTGGCCTTTTGCGCCTCAACCTGTCCCAGAACTCGCTGTCCGATGGGTTGCCACTGGAATTAGTGTCATCCAGCAGCATCCTTGTTCTTGATGTCAGCTTCAACTGCCTGACAGGAGGCCTGAGTGAGTTgccatcttcaacccctacacggCCTCTACAGGTACTGAACATCTCAAGTAACTTTTTTACAGGTAGGTTTCCATCCACAACATGGGAGGTGATGAAGAGCCTGGTCGTGCTTAATGCTAGCACCAACAGTTTCACTGGGCAGATACCCACTACGCCCTGTGTTAGCGCGCCATCTTTTGCTGTGCTTGAACTCAGTTTCAACCAACTCAgtggaaacatccctccaggactTGGTAATTGCTTGGCGTTGAAATTCCTCTGTGCTGGCTACAACAACCTCAATGGGACACTTCCAGATGAACTCTTTAAGGTCAGGTCATTACAGTACATCTCGTTACCTAACAATCGGTTACAAGGAGCGCTAAATGGCATCATCAAACTCACAAATCTTGTCACCCTTGATCTTGGGAAGAATGAGCTCAGTGGAAATATTCCAGATTCCATAGGTGAGCTGAAGAgattggaagagatccatttgggCCACAACAACATGTCAGGGGAGCTGCCATCAGCTCACAGCAACTGCACAAATCTCATAACGGTTGACCTCAAGGCAAACCAATTCAGCGGAGAACTTACCAAAGTCAACTTTGTAAGCCTGTCCAAGCTAAGAAAATTAGATCTTGTTTTCAACAACTTCACTGGCACAATTCCAGAAAGCATATACTCCTGCAGCAAGCTGACTGCACTAAGGCTATCTTACAATCATTTCCATGGCCAATTGTCAGAAAAGATAGGCAATCTGAAGTCTCTCCGCTTTCTATCACTTGTTAACCTCTCCCTTACAAATATCACGAGAACACTTAAGATCCTTGAGAGTTCCAGGAGCCTCACCACCCTTTTTATTGGGTTCAACTTCCTGCATGAGACCATGCCAGAGGATGGCATCATTGATGGTTTTGAGAATCTTCAAGTTCTTTCTATGAGTTATTGTTCAATGTCTGGAACAATACCTGATTGGTTATCAAATCTCACAAATTTGGGGATGTTATTTTTGCAAGGCAATCAACTAACTGGGCCAATACCTGACTGGATTAGCACCCTAAACTTTCTCTTCCATCTAGACATATCAAACAACAGTTTTACAGGGGAAATTTCAACTGCCTTAGCGGAGATGCCAATGCTAAAATCAGATAAGATtgcagcaaaggccttctttgagCTGCCTGTTTATGTTTTCAGTCCATTTATCCAATACATCAATGCTGGTGCATGTCCGAAAGTGCTTAATCTAGCCGTCAATAAATTCACTGGTGTGATCCCGGGGGAGATGGGCCAATTAAGAGCACTCGTTTCACTTAATTTGAGCTACAACAAATTATCAGGAGAGATCCCAGAACCAATCTGCACCCTCACGAATCTGCAGATGCTCGACTTGTCCAGCAATCATCTTACTGGTACAATTCCGGCCGCACTAAACAATCTGCACTTTCTTTCCAAATTCAACATTTCTAATAATGACTTCGAAGGCCATATTCCAACTGCGGGCCAGCTTAGCACGTTTCCAGATTCTAGCTTTGATGGGAACCCAAAATTGTGTGGTCCTATGATTGCAAACCATTGTGATTCAGCAGAAGCGGGTCCAGAGTTCATCAACACCGGCAAAGAGATTGGCCGTAAAGTCACCTTTGCAATCGCCTTTGGTGCTTTCTTTGCAGTAGGAGTCCTATATGATCAGATGGTCTTAGCCAGATATTTTGGCTAA